The sequence CACGGAGCAGACTTGGCGAGACCCCAGAtctaccgaggtgggtgggactctTGAATGTGCAGCcgactgtaatgtatatgattaCATctttgccgtccatccatattaaaaatctcattttatgccatgatccataaaaatgaagcagatctaaatctcagatggaccatagtactaCTGTTTCCTAAGGTATGGTCCGCATAAGAtttgggtttacttcattttttgattcATGCACTAAGATGAGCTTTTAAaaaggttggacggtgtggatttaagacacatacatcactgtggatccCGCCCATCTCATCATCGATGGAgggtgggtctcacctaatccgctcccacctTAAGCCTGCATTGCACCTTAGCTTGTCATGCAGCAAGTGTTTTCCAATAACATGCTGGTAtgaaaatggtgggccctaccgttAAGATTACCTAGCATTAAAATCATgcccacatcatgtgggccccaccgtctgaATCAGTGCACTTTCTGACTCAACTTTCACGTGTGGTCCATCATATATATGAGTTGATTGATCGGCATGATTATGTCACGTATTGACAGGAAAATGGCTCTTCTCACACGGCTCACGACAAATTATGGTGCCGCGTGCCCTCTGCAccataatttaaagaaaaataatatatagGTAAAAGTTTTCAGATTTTAAAAATATCTATTATTAATTAGTAAATAGTTTTTGAAGGGTTTTGCTAAACTCCTACTTAACAATGTTCTCAAATCTTTTAAATGGCACATATGTGACCTATTGTCAATTTAAATTATTCATTGGTTCTTACAATTAAAGTAGGATGTTGGGGGAAAAAATATAATAAGTTTTTGAGTCAGCTTGAGGGTCAAAGGAGCCAATGAAGCAATGGCTCGAACTCGTCGAACGTCGAGTCCAGATAAAGCCCAAAGTCCATAAGAACGCTGGATGGAGAGACGTAGCTCGGATTGTGAGGTGTTTGGTCCGACCGTGGCCTGAGCATCCTAAGCCATGAAACGAAGCCTCAAAGGGAGGAAGTGTACCTCAAGGCTCAATCAAAACCCTTACAGAGGAAAGCCCAAGCCGACCTAAGATCAGTTGGCCCTAGAGCCGCCTGAGCTTTAGTCCGACTTAAAGATTGAGTCGGCCAATAAAGTGGGCGGAGATTTAGCTGTAAAACTTGTCTCGGCACAAGCGTGTTAAAGAGATGAGAGTCAGCCGAGCTATATCGCTCCATATCtgaaaattatctagtaaaactCTGGATCTCTACTCGAGATTTTCAAGAGATAAGGGTAAGATCTCAGAAAATCCAGGAATATCAAGGATTATGAATCCCAGTAagttgaaatccactctaattACGGAAGCCCTATGGGGCACGACACCATTATAAATACAGAAATCTTCATAgtaaaaggtatgcaaaaactctTACCCTACAACCTTTAATCCAAAACCCAGGTTCTGACTTAAGCATTGGAGGGTCTCCTGGTAAAGCCAGGGTCAGCTTTCTCCTTCTTCCTATGCAAGTCCAAGGGTCGCTACGAGGGCGAACCGAAAacagcatcaacagtttggcgccgtctgtgggaacatGATACGAAAAGTCATTTTCTCTGAGTACTGAGCAGTCTCCAATGGCAAGAACAAGGAGAAACATCCAGAACGAACCTAGTGAAGTCCCTATCACCGGACCATCGGCGATAGAGGGCCCGCATGGTACGAATGGAGCCCAAGGGGCCCAGAACCAACCTGATAACCGACAAGGTTCGGTAGCCCGTCAGGCAACCTCCGTTTCGACCAGGCACACTTAACGGAATTGAGGGAATGGATGTTTGGATAAGGAGGTCTAGGAACTCAGGACCGACATGAACTATATGAAGAAGATGCCGGAACAAATTCATCGCCAGCAGGTTCAGCTACCCTAGCAAGACGATGGTAGGGCAAATGCCCCATAGCAATTCATTGATCCTTGACCCGTTGCTCCACGAACTGTTCCTTAGCAAAGCCAACACCAGGTTCTGACTGAGCCTGCACCCTCCCATATCTCCGTGACCGCCCCTCTGCCTGCCACCAATTTACGACATGAAATAGATCGGAGAAGGCGCAACAGGCCGCTGATTGAGGGTACGGCCGACAATGACAAACCCTGGAAGGCTGAGCTACAAGACCTATGGAAGGAAATGCGGGAAGAGATTATAGACATGAAGCAAAACCGCCATGCCAGTCAAACAAAACCCGAGGGAAGGCATCCCTGTTCACAGAAGAAATCATGTAAGCTTGGTTATCGGAACGATTCTGTCTTCCTCATATCATGCCCTTCACCTGCAAAACCAATCTGACCAAGCACATTGAGTCCTTTCGGACTTATATGGAAttgcatgatgcctcggatgccttGATGTACCGGGCCTTCTCTCTCACTTTGGTCAATGTAGCTCGGCTTTGGTTTAAGTAGTTGAAATGAAAGTCCACCAGCTCATTCACCGAGCTTAGCGATGCTTTCCTCGCCAATTTCATTGGTGGAAAGAAAAAGTTGAAGTCATCTGCGCAGCTGAACAATAAAATCCAAAAAGAGGGAGAGTTATTTAAGGGTTATATCAAACGTTTCAATTTTGAGTCGCTCTAAGTCTGGAAGCATTCGGACAAGACAGTCCTCAATTTTATCATGTAAGGTGTCAGAGATAGGCCGTTTCTTACATTCCTAGACAAGAATCCGCCCATTACTCTGGCTGAATTCATGGCCCGGTCGGACAAATATGCAGATGCCGAAGAAACCCAAATACTATGCGAGGCCGCTCAAAACACAAAAACCCCGACCAAAGAGCCAaccaaaaaggaagttgactcgacTGGTGGTAAGAAGCGTAAGGATGATCGGTCCCGCGACGAACATAGGTCGGATAAGCGGCCCGACCATAAGTTTTCGACGTACACTCCGCTCAACAAGCCGCAAGAGCAGGTATTGATGGAGATCAGAGGCGAAGGATTCGTCAACTGTCCAGAACTCTGGAGCAATCCTCACCAACGAAGTAAGAGTAAGTACTGCCATTTTCATTGCAATcatgggcataacacaagtgacttTTATAATTTAAAGCAGGAAATTGAAAGCCTTATCCGAGAGGGCCACCTCGGCAAACACGTCGACCCAGTAGCCAGAACCACGGAAGAACGCCTGAATGATAACCGACCTATTGAGGATATCCGAACTATTATCAGAGGTTATCTAGGTGGAGGCGAGTCAAATAACGCTCGAAAAAACCATGCGAGGAATGTTGGTCGACTTGAGTCCGAAATTATGGTTCTAGCTCGACCTCCAAAGGAAAGAAAGCTTGAGAAATATAGTGTAGCATTCACCGAAGAAAATGCAAGGGGCATTCATCACCCACATGATGATGCTCTAGTCATCACTGTCACTATCGCCAACCATCGAGTCTTCAGAGTCCTCGTCGACACAGGCTCATCTGCAGACGTGCTGTTTTTACAGGCATTCGACAAGATAGGTGCCGAGCGTTCAGCTCTGAGGCCTGTAAGGACTCCATTAATCGGATTCTCGAGCAGGCAAATTCTTCCCGAAGGAACAATTCAACTCCCGCTCACTACCGGGGATGCGCCAAATCAAGTTACCAttatgatcgacttcctgatagtCGATCAGTCTTTAGTTTACAATGTGATCCTCGGTCGACCTTCTCTCAGTCTCCTCCGAGCCATATCCCAGCTTATCACCTATTTATGAAGTTTCCGACTGAAAGTGGCGTCGGGATCGTAAAAGGAGATCAGCACGACGCTCGGCGATGCTACGCTACCGCTCTGCGAACACCCGCGGAAGTGACGACAATCGAATCCTGGATCCACGCGACGAATCTCCCGGACACGGCTAACCCGTGGAAGACCTTCTCCAGATGCCATTGAACGAGTCAGACGTTTCAAAGACCGTCCGGGTGGGCTCGTCCCTAGCAACGCCATTAAAGGAGAAGCTAATAGCCTTGCTCCGCCGATACGCCGACGTCTTTGCATAGACTCATGAAGACATGCCGAGTATTGACCCTTCAGTTATGACTCACCGCCTTAATATTGACCCAACTTACAAGCCAATCCATCAGAAACGGCATGCACTCGGTCCTAATAGGTACGCCGTAATTGAGAAAGAGGTTCGAAAACTCCTCAAAGACAATTTCATTGAAGAAATATACTACCATGAGTGGGTAGCCAACGTCATGTTAGTCAAAAAGGCTAAtgagaagtggcgagtctgtatagaCTATACTAACTTAAATAAAACCTGCTCAAAGGATAGTTTTTCCCTTCCTCGGATTAATCAGTTGGTTGATAGTACCACGGGGCATGAGTTACTTAGCTTTATGGATGCTAACtttggttataatcaaattgtaatgcatcagtctaataaatcaaaaaccacctttgtcaccaacaaaggtctttattattaccgagtgatgccgtttggattgaaaaatgctgGAGTGACTTATCAAAGattggtcaacaaaatgttcaCCCGACTCATAAGACGAACAATGGAGGTCtatatcgacgacatgctcgtcaagagcgtcAAAGCGACCGACCATATAACCGACTTAAAGGAAATGTTCCTCATTCTACGAAAGTATAAGATGAAGCTTAACTCGAGTAAATGTGCGTTTGGTGTAGGTTCGGGCAAATTTCTCAAATTCTTGGTCAGCCAACGGGGAATCGAAGCAAATCCAAAGAAAATCAAGGTTTTGCTCGACATGGAATCTTCGAAAATGATCAAAGATATCCAACGATTGACTGGAAGGATAGCGGCCCTGAATCACTTCGTGTCCCGAGCTACCGACAGAtatctccctttcttcaaacagttaaaGGACCGACAGATTGTCAATTGGACAGAGGAATGCGAGAACGCCCTCTAACAACTCAAAGAATATTTAGGATCGCCACTATTGCTTTCTAAGCCTGAGCCAGGTGAGCCTCTACTGATCTACCTGGCAGTATCCGACGCAGCCGTAAGCTCGGCCCTGATCTGCGAGCACGAAAGCAAACAATTCCTCATTTATTACATTAGCAGGGCCCTCGTCCTGGCAAAGACGAGATATCCAATCctagaaaaagtggccttggcacTGGTTATATCATCCCGACGACTACGACTATACTTCTAGGCTCACTTGATCATCGTCATGACCAATCAACCTCCATGCCAGGTTTTACAAAAATCAGAGGCTTCAGGACGACTCACAAAATGGGCGATCGAACTCAATAAGTTCGATATCCATTATAAGCCCAGAGTAGCAATTAAGGGACAAACCATGGCAGACTTCATCGTCGAAGTCACAGTGCAAACAGAAATCTCTTCTACCGGCCCTGGAGTACCGTCCAATCAATCCTCTCCCGCCCACCCCGTTTGGTCTCTATATGTGGATGGAttatccaactctaaggcaagcggggcagggGTAGTCCTGGAGACTCCTGATCACACGGTTATTCAATATAccttgagacttggatttcaTACCTCCATTAATACAGCAGAATACGAAGCTCTGCTCTTAGGACTCCGGCTAGCAACCAGCTCAGGAGTCACTCATCTAAACGTGTATAGCGACTCCCAACTAGCCGTTAACCAGATAGCCGATATATATATTAGGCTAGGAGGGAGAGGTTAAAAGCTTATCTTACGAAGCTAGAGAGATGATCACCGGATTCCACTAATGTTCTGTTACCCGAATCCCAAGGGCCGAGAATGCTAAAGCTGACCTCCTAGCGAAACTCACTTCAGCCGACGAAGATGACATCCCCAAATCCGTTCTTATTGAATTCATGGCCGAACCAAGTGTCGGGGGAACTGAACCCTCGACCCTGCTCCCCATCAATTCTGAGCCATCTTGGGTTGATCCAATCATCAGATATCTTGAGACCGACGTACTCCCTAAAGATCATGCCGAGGCTAGACAACTGAAGAACCGCATAGCTtgctacaccatactcaacggagtGCTTTACAAGAAAGGATATTGCGCACCCCTCTTACGATTTCTGAGACCGAGTGAGGCCTACTATGCTCCGCATGAAattcatgaaagtgtctgtggtAATCACTTGGGCGGCCGATCCCTGGCTCACAAGGTTATTCGGTAAGGATATTACTGGCCGACTATTCAGCAAGACGCTCGAAAACTCGTTCAAGGCTGTGATAAATGCCAGAGATTTGCCACTATCCCTCGACAACCACCTGAAGAGCTGACGCTAATGGCCGATCCTTGGCCTTTTGcccaatgggggatcgacatTATCAGACCATTCCCTTTAGGGAAGGGTTAGACTAAATACGCCATTGTCGCCGTcgattatttcaccaagtgggcagAAGCCGAGCCCCTGGCTaagataaccgagcagaagatcacagaTTTTGTTTAGAAAAACATTGTCTGTCGGTTTGGGATACCTCGGACTATTGTCTCCAACAACGAAAAATAATTCGACAATAAGCAATACTAAAAAATGTGTCAAAACCTCGGGATCAGGAACGTAAACTCGTCCCCGCGTCATCCACAGGCAAACGGGTAGGTCGAAGCCGTTAACAAGGTTATAAAGCAGTATCTTCAGACCAAGCTAAACCGAGCCAAaggggcatgggctgaagaacttcTTAAAGTTCTTTGGGCATACCAAACTACGACCCGAACCGTGACAAGAGAAACTCCATTCTCACTAGCGTATGGCTCGGAAGTAATTGTCCCTATGAAGATCGGCCTACCTACCACCCGAGTAAGTTCGTTCAACGAGCAAGACAATGAGGAGCTGTTAACCCTTAACCTCGACCTCCTTGACGAAATCAGGGAGTTAGCTTGACTTCAAATAGCCACCTATCAATGATTGGTATCCCGATCCTACAACGCCTGAGTCAAAGTCAGGTGATTCCGAGTAGGGGACTTGGTCCTCTGAAGAACTTTTCAGAATACCAAGGAAAGTGGTGTAGGAACGTTGGGGCCCAATTGGGAGGGCCCTTACGTAATCACAAATACTGTTCGACTGGGTACTTACCAATTTAAAGATCTAATAGGGCAACTCCTGCCTCATACTTGGAATATCGAGCATCTCAAAATATATTATCCTTAGCTCGGTCACAGAGCAACCCATACTAGGCTTGATTACTTTAAACACTTAGAAGAATCATAAGAAAAAATGTAGAATGCATAAATaagtggcaaaaaatatatattcattGATCAGTAAAGTGTTACATTAGTCAGTACATTGTTTACAATTGTATTGGATTGACAAAACAATAAATGCTCGACGCTCGGGTATCAGTAAAAGATGATGCTCGCCGCTGTTGACATACTCGGTCCCGAAGCTTGGTGTGCTCGAAGTGCTTAAAGCAAATGTGGGGAGCAAAAATCAATTTTACTCCGCCTCACTAACTTCAAGGGTCGGCTTCacctgtaacaccccggttttcaAAACCTGAGTACATGACTCAGATTCCAAAAACCCAGGAGTTAGCTAAAGATAATGGTAATCAATGAGTGAATTAAAGTGCAAATAGCGGGAAAAGaaacataatatatatatctgAACCAACATGTGAACAATTttctggcccactcagctgggggccaattaCATAATCTCAAGTTTCTCAAGTTTCTAAAtgtactgaaaataaaaataaagggctAATCTACTGGTTTAACCCAAAATAGACGGCTGCCTCCTGCTACAGCTCCTCGTCATAGAGCTCCTCATCGACCGCCACCGCTTCCAAGTCTGTCGTGTACTCATCGGCTTCTATACCCGCATCCTctatacggttgaacattgatgaatgagtggccagatcagtgtgatctcccctcaagattacacaccgccgccctagaCAAGATGTAGCATAAAACAACttagcatacaaaacaatacatgaatgcgatcttattaaatgcatggatgtatgagtgcacatcaactagggatgctcatccagttgaatTTTGGGCAAAACTCATGCAATGTGGCCAGTCACTAGCGAAAGTACGCAGTACAtgcatagtgccaaactcaccaaaggtgggttgatagtcgatggtctgaaagctagcaaaatgataccccaactaaatcctattaggcacgtgctacaacatctagaattagtcacccgtcatcgcccgaatgcaatgtatgcatgattagccaatctgttattagtccaattacactcaaccaatttaaataagctcacggtcactacggggagcacatggcccagtgtaggccgacggctcaggcataatatcccatgactaccatccccggcccatgaagctaccgccttagggtgtgtgtagaacCCACCAGTACGTGGTCAATCAATTCCACTATAAAGGGCTACCATCATGTTCTCACTTGCAATGAATTATCGAATTTGTTAAGTACGACGATTAAAACATGACGGCATGCATGATTAAAAGGCGAGTAAACAGCGGTAATTGTAAACATTGCaaggttcattccatagtcagATAGGAGAAACCAGACATGGATATTAAACCCCGATATCAATTGCCACAatccataacctccatgttgggGGCATACTTATGCCGTATTTAATCTAGTTACACCCCGAGCACAGACTCTCCTTAGAGTTTCCAATGGAGAGATTTTAATAATGTGTGTCACAAACAATGGCATGGAATCTGCCTATGAATAAGAAGTAGAGAGCATTGCATGTACACCTACGAATCACATGATCATGAGCTTATAATCCAAAATATGTATTAAGTGAAATAACGCATTACGCATGTAATTTAGATAATTTAATTCACATGTCCAAATGAGCTAACCAAGTATAAATGTGACCTTAGGGCATACTTTCAAACCCAACGATCAGTTATACTAAACGATCTCACCAAGTAAGTCAATTATTTTTGAATCATGGAGATCattaatctaaaaaaatataCCAAATAAACGCAATCTATTTTGAAGTCATTAAATCATTCCTTGAAGCAGTTAAATGTCTTTACATTTTTAGATCATTATAACGACTACTCTTAGTCTAGTTGGGGATGGAAAGCCCAAGAGGAAGAGAATCATCACCAGAAAAGTCGTAATGTGTCCCTTGATACGAATTTTCTCGAGAAGTTAGTGGCTCCACATTACTCAAATAGCCCCCTAGAGAAATTTGCTTGCGTTAGACAATAAGTTCTAAGGCTTTGAGCATAAAGGTTGGTGGAAGGTTTGAAAAACCCATAGTTAAGGTTGTTTGGGCTTCCACCAAGGGAATCAGGCCCATCAACACTTGCCCTAACAAgaggcctaacaaggcctgaaGTTTACCCAAGGCTTAGATCTAAATTGGGCCTAAATTGGGCCAGACTTTGTACCACAACAAGGCCCGATTAATGGGTTTAATGGCCAATTTTTAGGGCCCATCACTtaaatcaatggacaaccgatGGTTTGACTCAGcatgtaggtgggacccacctaatgtgtgtGGCTGGGCTGCACTCGGTGAAGCCCACTATCCCAGTGTGGTTTGGTCCACCCGTTTACATGGTGTAGCCCACTGccttgtgtggtgtggcccacgggtACCTTGAGGGCAAGGCCCAattttgtgtagcccacttgtaACGAGCAGGGCCTGAACTGGGCTGATTCCAGCCCGCTTCTGGGTTTGGTCTCGGCCCAGATTGCAACCCAGCTAAGGGCTATTTTTGGCCCAGTTCTGGGCTAGCTTTTCAGCCTAGACAATGGCCCACTGCA is a genomic window of Magnolia sinica isolate HGM2019 chromosome 15, MsV1, whole genome shotgun sequence containing:
- the LOC131226893 gene encoding uncharacterized protein LOC131226893 translates to MARSDKYADAEETQILCEAAQNTKTPTKEPTKKEVDSTGGKKRKDDRSRDEHRSDKRPDHKFSTYTPLNKPQEQVLMEIRGEGFVNCPELWSNPHQRSKSKYCHFHCNHGHNTSDFYNLKQEIESLIREGHLGKHVDPVARTTEERLNDNRPIEDIRTIIRGYLGGGESNNARKNHARNVGRLESEIMVLARPPKERKLEKYSVAFTEENARGIHHPHDDALVITVTIANHRVFRVLVDTGSSADVLFLQAFDKIGAERSALRPVRTPLIGFSSRQILPEGTIQLPLTTGDAPNQVTIMIDFLIVDQSLVYNVILGRPSLSLLRAISQLITYL